In Treponema primitia ZAS-2, a genomic segment contains:
- a CDS encoding ATPase AAA, which produces MADYPKNPILARFFVNIGLADQLGSGVRNLYKYTKIYSGSEPELLEGDIFKTTVLLTVADIKTGDKLSPAEENFLELILPYLKENGKIDAKTASSLTGKALS; this is translated from the coding sequence ATGGCTGATTATCCAAAGAATCCAATTTTAGCCCGATTTTTTGTAAACATCGGCTTGGCCGACCAATTAGGTTCCGGGGTAAGGAACCTCTATAAATATACCAAAATCTATTCCGGCAGCGAACCGGAATTGTTGGAAGGAGACATCTTTAAGACCACCGTTTTGTTGACCGTAGCGGATATTAAAACCGGCGATAAATTATCCCCGGCGGAAGAGAATTTCTTAGAATTAATACTTCCGTATCTCAAAGAAAACGGCAAAATTGATGCAAAAACAGCTAGTAGTTTAACCGGCAAAGCTTTGTCCTAG
- a CDS encoding UPF0175 family protein, with protein MPQAAILFSDDLWLSLNMSMDEVVSSMRKEYATKMYQQGKLTLGQGAEFCGICLYDFTALLAVQNIPVINYDPEDLDRELAEWA; from the coding sequence ATGCCGCAGGCAGCCATATTGTTTTCCGATGATTTATGGCTTTCGTTGAATATGTCCATGGATGAGGTTGTCTCGTCAATGCGGAAAGAATACGCTACAAAGATGTATCAGCAGGGCAAGCTGACCCTTGGACAGGGGGCGGAGTTCTGCGGAATATGCCTCTATGATTTTACTGCTCTCCTTGCCGTTCAGAATATTCCGGTTATTAATTATGACCCTGAAGATTTAGACCGGGAGCTTGCTGAATGGGCATAG
- a CDS encoding DUF3696 domain-containing protein, whose translation MLGRLAGYRYPEKSEREGIALHPGLKHDKFELYQRDIKGKIMIKKWTVSNFKSIQEKTTLDIGPLTIFAGTNSSGKSTLLQSILLIAQTLSNRFPLRPVILNGPLVSLGQFNDIKSFNIKEKNIELAFSCEPPKNSIKGNIQKIACSISFYADSSPKQPGYHLTQVEPILLSTEFKIKRNDSNTSIIIRNFKKNEIDENPNIIDIRQKRRLKYIEINDEKGKKLNVGQELIGCELAHFLPRTLFCEIEQTESITQDFIYELKGIIKKDDNTIDNHYPSSYSWIENDYLFPEVLYYLLEWEEGALEEVFGFSILDDGDKARLSFTFENLKEIVEDLEPLKQEKVADILLRNDLSGYIGSAIEHWNWKREADDEVDYDILIKDYTLEEVPMPEIISHSVQYLFESFATNFRYLGPLREGPNFSYLNKYIEDPYDVGIKGENTAAVLSIGRYIPVKYIPSACFTGPEIKIETTEVRLIEAVDDWIKYIGVAHSVESQDQGKQGYELKIKMKENGPVCDLTNVGVGVSQVLPIVVMFLLAPGDATIIVEQPELHLHPSVQTRLADFFLSIALANKQCIIETHSEYIIDRIRFRIASSPIVHDDSRNKSIQDITKLYFVEKPNTITKFRPIEINEFAVMSDYPEGFFDESQKVARDILSAVSRKRNSSRDRNDE comes from the coding sequence ATGCTGGGGAGACTTGCCGGATATCGCTATCCTGAAAAAAGTGAAAGGGAAGGGATTGCCTTGCACCCTGGACTAAAACATGATAAATTTGAATTATACCAAAGGGACATTAAGGGAAAAATAATGATTAAGAAATGGACAGTATCTAATTTTAAATCAATACAGGAAAAAACCACACTGGACATTGGGCCATTAACCATATTTGCGGGGACCAATAGTAGCGGTAAAAGTACTTTGTTGCAGTCCATATTGCTTATTGCCCAAACTTTGTCAAATAGATTCCCACTTCGTCCTGTTATATTAAATGGCCCGCTCGTTAGCCTTGGTCAATTTAACGATATAAAATCATTTAATATTAAAGAGAAAAATATTGAATTGGCATTCTCGTGTGAACCACCAAAAAATTCAATTAAAGGTAACATTCAAAAAATTGCTTGCTCAATTTCATTTTATGCAGATTCTTCACCAAAACAGCCAGGTTATCATTTAACACAGGTTGAGCCAATATTGTTATCTACTGAATTTAAAATAAAACGCAATGATTCCAATACTTCAATTATAATTAGAAATTTTAAAAAAAATGAAATTGACGAGAACCCAAATATAATAGATATAAGGCAAAAGAGACGGTTAAAATATATTGAAATTAACGACGAAAAAGGCAAAAAATTAAATGTCGGACAGGAATTAATCGGTTGTGAATTAGCGCATTTCCTTCCCCGTACATTGTTTTGTGAAATCGAACAAACTGAATCTATAACCCAAGATTTTATTTATGAGCTTAAAGGTATTATCAAGAAAGATGATAATACAATAGATAATCATTATCCCTCCAGTTATTCATGGATTGAAAATGATTATTTATTTCCAGAAGTTTTGTATTATTTACTTGAATGGGAAGAAGGAGCATTAGAAGAAGTATTTGGTTTCAGCATTTTAGATGACGGAGACAAAGCCAGGCTCTCTTTTACTTTTGAAAATTTAAAAGAAATAGTTGAAGACCTGGAGCCGTTGAAACAAGAAAAAGTGGCTGATATCTTATTAAGAAATGATTTGAGTGGTTATATAGGCAGTGCGATTGAACATTGGAATTGGAAACGGGAAGCGGATGATGAGGTTGATTATGATATCCTTATCAAAGATTATACTCTGGAAGAAGTCCCAATGCCTGAAATAATAAGTCATTCTGTTCAGTATTTATTTGAATCATTTGCAACTAATTTTAGATATCTTGGCCCTTTACGCGAAGGACCAAACTTTTCATATCTAAACAAATATATTGAAGATCCCTATGATGTAGGTATCAAGGGTGAAAACACCGCTGCAGTATTGTCTATTGGTCGGTACATTCCAGTTAAATATATACCATCAGCTTGTTTTACGGGCCCAGAAATAAAAATAGAAACAACCGAGGTAAGATTAATCGAAGCGGTTGATGACTGGATTAAATATATCGGCGTAGCGCATTCTGTGGAATCCCAGGATCAAGGAAAGCAGGGGTATGAGTTAAAAATCAAAATGAAAGAAAATGGCCCGGTTTGTGATCTAACTAATGTTGGCGTTGGTGTTAGTCAAGTTCTTCCAATCGTAGTTATGTTTTTGCTTGCCCCTGGGGATGCTACAATTATAGTGGAACAGCCTGAATTGCATTTACATCCAAGCGTTCAAACCAGGCTTGCGGATTTCTTTTTATCAATTGCTCTTGCAAACAAGCAGTGCATAATTGAAACACATAGCGAATACATAATAGACCGAATTAGATTCCGTATAGCATCGTCTCCAATAGTTCATGACGACAGCCGAAATAAATCCATCCAGGATATAACAAAACTATATTTTGTTGAAAAACCCAATACTATTACTAAATTCCGCCCAATAGAAATTAATGAATTTGCTGTGATGTCTGATTACCCGGAAGGTTTTTTTGATGAATCGCAGAAAGTTGCCCGGGATATACTTTCAGCAGTTTCCAGAAAGCGAAATTCAAGCAGAGATAGAAACGATGAATAA
- a CDS encoding HsdM family class I SAM-dependent methyltransferase: protein MNKVAKRAPKPVKELSLESVLWNCRVVLRNKCNKPTNRDAVLALIFLKFAGDKFEKRRQEIIAEEGDIPVFLEKPSFYLASNVFYLNETSRWSYIVKNASDDKIAVMLDQAMADIEDKNESLKGALPQRFFSSLGVNSKDIKSLIDEINKISEERFHEKDLIGRVYEYFLQQFAMDEAKEKGEFYTPKAIVNLIAELIEPYKGRIYDPCCGSGGMFVQSLKFVESHNGNKNNISIFGQESDPDTRRLAKMNLAIRGISNNLGDKNASSFTDDRQKDLKVDFIMANPPFNLKAWRGEDELTNDPRWSGYGTPPVSNANYAWILHILSKLDVSNGIAGFLLANGALGAGAEEYNIRKQLIENDKIEAIIVLPREMFYSTDISVTLWILNNNKKPRTLNKRKLRDRQNEVLFIDLRTWNKNVYEKSYVTFDDSQIAAVKKIYTNWQSAEKGYKNVPELCKSVKITDIRKNDYSLVPSKYIKFIDHDLDIDYQKEMKRIQKEMKDILKEEKKSQEMLESAFKGIGYGIK from the coding sequence ATGAATAAAGTGGCCAAACGCGCCCCCAAACCAGTCAAAGAACTCTCCCTCGAAAGCGTCCTCTGGAATTGCCGGGTAGTTTTGCGGAACAAATGCAACAAGCCGACCAACCGGGACGCCGTATTGGCCCTCATCTTCCTGAAATTTGCCGGTGACAAGTTTGAAAAACGGCGGCAGGAGATAATCGCCGAGGAAGGGGATATCCCGGTTTTCCTTGAAAAACCTTCGTTCTATCTGGCTTCCAATGTTTTCTACCTTAACGAAACCTCCCGCTGGTCCTACATCGTAAAAAATGCAAGCGATGATAAAATAGCCGTCATGCTGGATCAGGCAATGGCAGACATTGAAGATAAAAATGAATCCCTGAAAGGCGCCCTACCCCAGCGGTTTTTCTCCAGCCTGGGGGTAAACAGCAAGGATATAAAATCCCTCATCGACGAAATAAATAAAATATCAGAAGAACGGTTCCACGAAAAAGATTTAATCGGACGGGTCTACGAATATTTTTTACAACAGTTCGCCATGGATGAAGCAAAAGAAAAGGGAGAATTTTATACACCCAAGGCAATTGTCAATCTGATTGCCGAATTGATAGAACCCTATAAGGGCAGAATCTATGACCCCTGTTGCGGTTCCGGCGGCATGTTTGTACAATCCCTCAAATTTGTAGAAAGCCATAATGGCAATAAAAATAACATATCCATCTTTGGGCAGGAATCCGATCCCGATACCCGCAGGCTGGCTAAAATGAATCTGGCCATACGGGGCATATCAAATAACCTGGGGGATAAAAATGCCTCCTCCTTTACCGATGACCGGCAAAAGGATTTAAAAGTAGATTTTATCATGGCGAATCCTCCCTTCAACCTTAAGGCTTGGCGTGGTGAAGACGAATTAACCAATGATCCCCGCTGGTCAGGCTACGGTACTCCCCCGGTAAGCAATGCCAATTATGCCTGGATACTCCATATACTTTCCAAACTTGATGTGAGTAACGGTATAGCGGGCTTTCTGCTTGCAAATGGCGCATTGGGAGCTGGGGCGGAAGAATACAATATTAGGAAACAACTTATTGAGAATGATAAAATAGAGGCAATAATTGTTCTGCCCCGTGAAATGTTTTACAGTACCGATATATCCGTAACCCTATGGATATTAAATAACAATAAGAAACCGCGAACCTTAAATAAACGAAAATTGCGGGACAGACAAAACGAAGTACTTTTTATTGACCTCCGCACATGGAATAAAAATGTATACGAAAAAAGTTATGTCACCTTTGATGATTCACAAATAGCTGCCGTCAAAAAAATCTATACCAATTGGCAAAGCGCCGAAAAGGGCTACAAAAATGTTCCAGAACTCTGTAAATCCGTAAAAATAACGGACATACGAAAGAATGATTATTCCCTTGTGCCAAGCAAGTATATTAAGTTTATTGACCACGATTTGGATATAGATTACCAGAAAGAAATGAAAAGAATTCAAAAAGAGATGAAGGATATTTTGAAGGAGGAGAAGAAATCTCAGGAAATGCTGGAATCCGCTTTTAAGGGAATCGGATATGGCATTAAATAA
- a CDS encoding restriction endonuclease subunit S has protein sequence MALNKYKLGELIERADRRNTDLEYGVEDVRGVLNTKGFMTTHANIEGRALDRFQIVLPNEFAFNRRTTRNGERLGLGFNNTDRNIIVTEDYVVFKIKENAKDTLLAVYLYVFFLRDEFDRYVRYSSWGSATEFFNWDDMCDVPIVLPSLLIQQKYVDIYNAMVQNQKAYEISFDDLKLTCDAYIEKLRREFPHTAIGPIIEQSDERNGDLKFGLDSLKGISINKCFIETKADMEGISLASYKIIYPEYFGYVSVTSRNGGKLSFAHNNSDSTYLVSSTYIVFKIKDKKTLLPEYLNITLNRSEFDRFARFHSWGSAREVFSFEDICEVEIPIPKIEIQQDIANIFRTYTIRKNISEKLKTQIKAMCPILIKGALEDGEKK, from the coding sequence ATGGCATTAAATAAATACAAGCTGGGTGAACTTATTGAACGTGCTGACCGCAGAAATACAGATTTAGAGTATGGGGTCGAGGATGTTCGGGGCGTTTTGAACACCAAAGGATTTATGACAACCCATGCCAACATTGAGGGGCGTGCGTTGGACAGATTTCAAATTGTATTGCCTAATGAGTTTGCTTTTAACCGCAGAACAACCCGAAATGGAGAAAGATTAGGCCTCGGTTTCAATAACACAGACCGAAACATCATTGTTACTGAAGATTATGTTGTCTTTAAAATCAAAGAAAATGCGAAAGATACGCTTCTTGCCGTATATCTCTATGTCTTTTTCTTAAGAGATGAATTTGACCGTTATGTCAGATACAGTTCGTGGGGAAGTGCAACGGAATTCTTTAACTGGGATGATATGTGCGATGTTCCCATAGTTCTCCCTTCCTTGCTTATCCAGCAAAAATATGTAGATATTTATAATGCCATGGTTCAAAATCAGAAAGCCTACGAAATTAGCTTTGATGACCTTAAATTAACTTGTGATGCCTATATTGAAAAATTGCGCCGTGAATTTCCACATACAGCTATTGGTCCTATCATTGAACAATCTGATGAACGAAATGGCGATTTAAAATTTGGATTAGATTCATTAAAAGGTATTTCTATCAATAAATGTTTTATAGAAACAAAAGCTGACATGGAAGGAATAAGCTTGGCAAGTTATAAAATAATATACCCGGAATATTTTGGCTATGTTTCAGTAACATCCAGAAATGGTGGAAAATTATCATTTGCGCATAATAATTCAGATAGTACCTATTTAGTATCTTCAACTTACATCGTTTTCAAAATCAAAGATAAAAAAACATTGCTACCTGAATACTTAAATATTACTCTTAACCGATCCGAATTTGATCGCTTTGCACGATTTCATTCATGGGGTTCTGCTAGAGAAGTCTTTTCTTTTGAAGATATATGCGAAGTGGAAATACCTATTCCTAAAATTGAAATTCAGCAGGATATTGCCAATATATTTAGAACCTATACAATCAGAAAGAACATCAGCGAAAAATTAAAGACCCAAATCAAGGCGATGTGTCCCATTCTGATAAAAGGTGCTCTTGAAGACGGGGAGAAAAAATGA
- the rhuM gene encoding RhuM family protein: protein MKEDDNTPINQIIIYQKDNTVKFEVRLEHETVWLTQVQIADLFGTQRPAVTKHLRNIYNSGELDEDGTCSILEHMGNDASQRYQTKYYNLDAILSVGYRVNSINATHFRQWANRVLKDYLLKGYAINKRFERIERQVSNTKRRLVKTEEKIEFFVKTALPPVEGIFYDGQIFDAYTFVADLIKSAKKSIVLIDNYIDESVLTVLSKRAKSVQVILYTPEISAQLQLDIKRHNAQYPSVTVKTFKKSHDRFLIIDDTVYHIGASLKDLGKKWFAFSKMMLDAADLLKRLNKP from the coding sequence ATGAAGGAAGATGACAACACTCCCATTAATCAAATAATCATCTATCAGAAAGATAATACAGTTAAGTTTGAAGTCCGCTTGGAACATGAGACCGTATGGCTTACACAGGTGCAAATAGCCGATTTGTTTGGCACACAGAGACCAGCCGTTACAAAGCATTTACGGAATATTTATAATTCCGGAGAATTGGATGAAGATGGCACATGTTCCATTTTGGAACATATGGGTAACGATGCAAGCCAACGCTATCAGACCAAATACTATAACCTGGATGCAATTCTTTCCGTAGGATACCGGGTAAATTCGATTAATGCAACACATTTTCGCCAATGGGCAAACCGTGTGCTTAAAGATTATCTGCTCAAGGGCTACGCAATAAATAAGCGTTTTGAGCGTATTGAACGGCAAGTCTCGAACACAAAGCGGCGTCTTGTAAAAACAGAGGAAAAAATCGAGTTCTTCGTAAAAACTGCTTTGCCGCCAGTAGAAGGTATTTTTTATGACGGTCAAATATTTGACGCATACACGTTTGTTGCCGACTTGATAAAATCCGCAAAAAAATCAATCGTATTGATAGATAACTATATTGACGAAAGTGTTTTAACTGTTTTATCCAAACGAGCCAAGTCTGTACAGGTTATTTTATATACCCCGGAAATATCAGCGCAGTTACAGCTTGATATAAAAAGACATAATGCGCAATATCCATCGGTCACAGTCAAAACTTTCAAAAAATCCCATGACAGGTTTTTAATCATTGATGATACAGTATATCATATTGGCGCCTCGCTAAAAGATTTAGGCAAAAAATGGTTTGCTTTTTCAAAAATGATGCTGGATGCCGCCGACTTGCTAAAAAGGCTTAATAAACCATGA
- a CDS encoding type I restriction endonuclease subunit R, with the protein MKKFTEQELEKAIIELFAEEGYTPVYGDSIHRKLDDILLEDDIRAYLTQNYSAEDLTENEVIRIINTIKLIPAYPLYDGNKAAFVLINEGFDIIRDDSKKQNVHINLIDLDNYQNNSFKVVNQYSVQGERLRRPDLLVFINGIPVAICEFKIAIEEDKTIYDAWQQIHNRYTRDIPKLLKYSFLSMITDGANTKFASIFTSYEYYYAWNKVNYGDIVENGISSLFTMIKGAFAKDRIIAILRDFVCYPDTNDKAQAIICRYPQFFAANMMLESIKEHLKPQGDGKGGTYFGATGCGKTYAMLFLARQLGLRERETFRNPTIVIIEDREDLDDQTSELFVSSKTFLHEDNVKSIENRKDLLKELGNRESGGVYITTIQKFCESIGLLSPRTNIICISDEAHRTQINEGSKLKITEKGVHTSYGFAKYLHDSFPNATYVGFTGTPIDETLYVYGDIVAQYTMKESCDDGITVRIAYEPRLARVILSEKQAKEIQQYYDKCIADGTNENQVEESKRAMSEMKKVLGHPERLKKLSFDIVSHYDKLCSEKPLIVQKAMIVCADRTLAYELYKEIITIKPEWNIKKKSDNESALSKEETEKLIPLEKIILVATRDKDDEKAMYDLFGDRDYRKKLDKQFKNNNSNFKIAIVVDMWITGFDVPSLAAMYIDKPIQKHTLIQTISRVNRVFEGKDKGLVVDYIGIKDDMMEAVKKYSGTQGSPIDELEISLGIFRNHLDLISKIMHEFNAEKFYTGTPLERLVCLNNAAEYVQIKKDIETRFMGLSLKLKAAYEICFPSGQLSDQETSQAQFYLAIRSIIYKQTKGNTPDAETMNRHVEEMVQKAISCTGIENIVNTDNTEDLFSEDFEKQLAEIKMPITKFNALIKLLKRAIKGYGRTNKVKAIQFDERLKKVIESYNNRDKLVFTSEVVADFVDSLSDELIKILGDLHDDRTSFEKLGISYEEKVFYDILVAVRDKHQFHYEEEKCIVLAKKIKELVDEKSQYTDWAVRDDIKNKLNKDLTVLLYKNGYPPEWDEEVFEQVLEQAENFKKYSGEIDDEVSYKSTSGDYGARMAADSGEREKDV; encoded by the coding sequence ATGAAAAAATTTACCGAGCAGGAACTGGAAAAAGCCATCATTGAACTCTTTGCCGAAGAAGGATATACCCCTGTTTACGGCGATTCTATCCACCGAAAATTAGATGACATATTGCTGGAAGATGATATTCGAGCATATTTGACTCAAAATTATTCAGCCGAAGACTTAACCGAAAACGAAGTAATCAGAATTATCAATACCATAAAGCTAATTCCTGCATATCCATTGTATGATGGTAACAAAGCCGCATTTGTCTTGATAAATGAAGGGTTTGATATTATCCGGGATGATTCAAAAAAACAAAATGTCCATATTAACCTGATCGACCTTGATAATTATCAAAACAATTCCTTCAAAGTTGTTAATCAATACAGCGTACAGGGTGAGCGGCTAAGGCGTCCCGATTTATTAGTCTTTATAAACGGTATCCCTGTAGCGATCTGTGAATTCAAAATTGCGATAGAAGAAGATAAAACGATTTACGATGCATGGCAACAGATTCATAATCGATACACCCGTGATATTCCCAAACTGCTCAAATACAGCTTCTTGTCCATGATTACCGATGGTGCAAACACAAAATTCGCAAGCATTTTTACCTCCTATGAATACTATTATGCCTGGAATAAAGTAAATTACGGGGATATCGTAGAAAATGGCATAAGCTCATTATTTACCATGATAAAAGGCGCCTTTGCCAAAGACCGTATTATTGCCATACTCCGTGATTTTGTTTGCTATCCTGATACAAATGATAAAGCGCAAGCCATCATCTGCCGTTACCCACAGTTTTTTGCCGCGAATATGATGCTTGAAAGCATAAAAGAACACCTAAAACCACAGGGAGATGGAAAAGGCGGAACCTATTTTGGAGCCACCGGTTGTGGTAAAACCTATGCCATGCTTTTTCTTGCCCGGCAGCTTGGATTGCGGGAGCGGGAGACCTTCCGCAATCCAACAATTGTTATTATTGAAGACCGGGAAGATCTTGATGATCAAACTTCTGAATTATTTGTATCCTCAAAAACCTTTTTGCATGAAGATAATGTTAAAAGCATAGAAAACAGAAAAGATTTACTGAAAGAGCTTGGAAATCGTGAATCAGGCGGTGTCTATATTACCACCATACAAAAATTCTGTGAATCCATCGGCCTTCTTTCTCCCCGTACTAACATCATCTGTATTTCCGATGAAGCCCACAGGACCCAAATTAATGAAGGTTCAAAACTTAAAATAACCGAAAAGGGCGTCCATACCTCCTACGGTTTTGCAAAATATCTCCATGATTCATTTCCCAATGCCACCTATGTCGGCTTCACTGGTACACCCATAGACGAAACCCTGTATGTGTATGGCGATATCGTCGCCCAGTATACCATGAAGGAATCCTGCGATGACGGTATTACCGTACGTATTGCCTATGAACCCCGGCTTGCCCGGGTTATCCTTTCCGAAAAACAGGCAAAGGAAATACAGCAGTACTACGATAAATGCATTGCCGACGGAACAAATGAAAATCAGGTAGAAGAAAGCAAACGCGCCATGAGCGAGATGAAGAAAGTGCTGGGACATCCTGAACGTTTAAAAAAACTTTCCTTTGATATTGTGAGTCATTATGATAAACTTTGTTCTGAAAAACCGCTTATTGTGCAAAAAGCCATGATAGTCTGTGCCGACAGGACACTTGCGTATGAACTCTATAAAGAGATTATCACCATCAAGCCTGAGTGGAATATAAAGAAAAAATCCGACAATGAAAGCGCTTTATCAAAAGAAGAAACAGAAAAATTGATCCCCCTTGAAAAAATAATACTGGTTGCCACCAGGGACAAAGATGACGAAAAGGCCATGTATGATTTATTTGGCGACCGGGATTACCGCAAGAAACTTGACAAACAGTTTAAGAATAATAACTCTAATTTTAAAATCGCAATAGTGGTTGATATGTGGATTACCGGGTTTGATGTACCCTCCCTGGCGGCCATGTATATCGACAAGCCAATACAGAAGCATACTTTAATCCAAACCATATCACGGGTTAACCGGGTTTTTGAGGGCAAAGATAAAGGGCTTGTTGTTGATTATATCGGAATTAAAGATGATATGATGGAGGCGGTCAAAAAATATTCCGGTACCCAGGGAAGCCCTATTGACGAGCTTGAAATCTCACTTGGAATATTCAGAAACCACCTTGATTTAATCTCAAAAATAATGCATGAGTTCAATGCGGAAAAATTTTATACCGGGACTCCCCTGGAAAGGCTTGTCTGCCTGAATAACGCCGCCGAATATGTCCAGATAAAAAAAGACATAGAAACCCGCTTTATGGGACTATCGCTAAAACTAAAGGCAGCCTATGAAATATGTTTCCCCTCTGGCCAACTTTCAGACCAAGAGACTTCCCAAGCCCAATTCTACCTTGCCATAAGGTCAATAATCTACAAACAGACAAAGGGCAATACCCCGGATGCCGAAACCATGAACCGCCATGTCGAAGAAATGGTACAAAAAGCCATAAGCTGCACCGGCATAGAAAACATCGTCAATACTGATAATACCGAAGATCTTTTTAGTGAAGATTTTGAAAAACAGTTGGCAGAAATAAAGATGCCAATCACCAAGTTTAATGCCCTGATAAAACTTTTAAAAAGGGCAATCAAGGGATACGGTAGAACAAACAAAGTAAAAGCCATTCAATTTGATGAACGTTTGAAAAAAGTCATAGAATCCTATAATAACCGTGATAAGCTTGTCTTTACCAGCGAAGTCGTTGCGGACTTTGTTGACAGCCTTTCCGATGAATTAATTAAGATTTTGGGTGATTTGCACGACGATAGGACTTCTTTTGAAAAGTTGGGCATAAGTTACGAGGAAAAGGTTTTTTACGACATCCTTGTTGCTGTAAGGGATAAGCACCAATTCCACTATGAGGAAGAAAAATGTATAGTGCTTGCTAAAAAAATAAAAGAACTGGTCGATGAAAAATCCCAATATACCGATTGGGCTGTCCGGGATGACATTAAAAACAAGCTAAATAAAGATTTAACCGTACTCTTGTATAAGAACGGTTATCCCCCGGAATGGGATGAAGAAGTATTTGAGCAGGTACTTGAACAGGCTGAGAATTTCAAGAAATATAGCGGTGAAATAGACGATGAAGTAAGCTATAAATCAACGTCTGGAGACTATGGGGCCAGAATGGCAGCTGATTCGGGAGAGAGGGAAAAAGATGTTTAA